A part of Lacerta agilis isolate rLacAgi1 chromosome 7, rLacAgi1.pri, whole genome shotgun sequence genomic DNA contains:
- the CATSPERD gene encoding cation channel sperm-associated protein subunit delta — MIQKSALRKPSSSVIILGFFLLCLDRGDSWPCTHQLLIVSSASFNASMVSHGTILSYKYKDPRLIPHPCEAFYFGGQTPPAIYLGEKVFLSHDNFQSSLLPLTIPDIMESSPAEVTSALFVQNNRALFVVNEKVYLYFYSTWKTWKISTGIDNPVTDITNMDCCYSLKDINCYDTSNFIVAYTTGKPAQITDVFTSNDGGYRFVKTSPANHESALIGIYNFISLAQLGVILNKTDGDGEAYFTYTNLNLVHLDQGAKFELKFYADESVIGIIPPGLRGFILLWTKDCFVFSFNHGLNVNLITVHPTDKYVNVTLPLHDKGLCNVAANRNEIAALTKSHKLFYGTLDMESTQMVHIGDKTKGNPTDPCEAMMFENIGVLFFVSLVPSTDSALYHFQKCIINIQDTLMTLRPPLQPCPVEILSGDFHNKIYYIDMKQELHFNVTFVPKPGTGTYPYVTVSNPHALAFQADIDQDGFTFDGNTKYRLHIRLLQQAFAGMSQSEFQDTLYSSRISTVTVDIYNKAIFCIDMHPLTALIVVGCSPKKHIKISESTTACNRGLFQDIVLQNSFVYSINRAVYDPQFLGRKKLAQPNLNITYRYDLWRCPILLYYDSPWLPILELWDNDEFIEYVSADFVLYEIHGMHNYDYLLNEVEAECRTAAQNWISIMTEDPGREPSDMWNRLLYENCKIAKENGPLPSASRPYHVLNMNEKNRILFPQYNGIYVFKAIVVDTQYSYCDLTTVFSVYVHGALPKSQINVGKTLISFLVLIFGSILMVYYFPKLMKENARMKTVWA; from the coding sequence ATGATTCAGAAATCAGCACTGCGGAAGCCAAGTAGTTCTGTAATcatattaggtttttttttgttgtgtcTGGATAGGGGTGATTCTTGGCCATGCACTCATCAGCTACTGATTGTATCAAGCGCCTCCTTCAATGCAAGTATGGTATCACATGGCACTATTCTCTCATACAAATATAAGGACCCTCGTCTAATACCACACCCATGTGAGGCATTCTACTTTGGAGGACAGACTCCTCCAGCCATATaccttggggaaaaggttttcCTCAGCCATGATAATTTTCAGAGCAGTCTTTTGCCATTGACCATTCCAGATATAATGGAAAGCTCACCAGCTGAAGTCACTAGTGCTCTTTTTGTGCAAAACAATCGAGCGCTTTTCGTAGTAAATGAAAAGGTCTATTTGTATTTCTATAGCACATGGAAAACCTGGAAAATCTCAACTGGAATCGATAACCCCGTTACAGATATCACAAACATGGACTGCTGTTATTCTTTGAAAGACATCAATTGTTACGATACCAGCAATTTCATTGTGGCTTATACAACTGGAAAGCCTGCTCAAATCACTGATGTCTTCACCTCCAATGATGGAGGATACAGATTTGTAAAAACAAGCCCTGCCAATCACGAAAGTGCACTGATTGGTATCTACAACTTTATTTCCTTGGCACAACTTGGAGTTATCCTCAATAAAACAGATGGTGATGGGGAAGCTTATTTCACATATACAAATCTAAACTTAGTTCATCTAGACCAAGGTGCAAAATTTGAGCTGAAATTCTATGCAGATGAATCTGTTATTGGCATAATTCCCCCTGGCCTCAGAGGTTTTATTCTCCTTTGGACAAAAGACTGTTTCGTGTTCTCTTTCAACCATGGCCTGAATGTAAATCTGATAACAGTGCATCCTACTGATAAATATGTTAATGTGACTTTACCTTTGCACGACAAAGGCCTTTGTAATGTAGCCGCCAACAGAAATGAGATTGCAGCCCTCACCAAGAGCCATAAACTTTTCTATGGAACGCTGGACATGGAATCAACACAGATGGTACACATTGGTGATAAAACCAAGGGAAACCCCACTGACCCTTGTGAGGCGATGATGTTTGAGAATATTGGGGTGCTTTTTTTTGTCAGTCTTGTTCCAAGCACGGATTCTGCATTGTATCATTTTCAGAAATGCATTATTAACATACAGGACACACTCATGACTTTACGGCCACCGCTGCAGCCCTGTCCTGTAGAGATCCTCAGTGGTGATTTCCATAACAAAATATATTATATTGATATGAAGCAGGAACTTCATTTTAATGTCACATTCGTGCCCAAGCCGGGCACTGGGACCTATCCGTATGTAACTGTGAGCAATCCCCATGCGCTGGCATTTCAAGCAGATATTGATCAGGATGGCTTTACCTTTGACGGAAACACTAAATACAGGCTTCATATTAGGCTGCTTCAACAGGCTTTCGCGGGCATGTCTCAAAGCGAGTTTCAGGATACTCTTTACTCAAGCAGGATATCCACCGTCACTGTGGATATCTACAACAAAGCCATATTCTGTATTGACATGCATCCATTGACAGCCCTTATTGTAGTGGGCTGTTCACCTAAGAAACATATCAAAATTTCTGAGAGTACAACAGCATGCAACAGAGGTCTCTTTCAAGATATCGTGCTGCAGAATAGTTTTGTTTATTCAATTAATCGAGCGGTATATGACCCACAGTTCCTTGGCAGAAAAAAATTGGCACAGCCAAACCTTAACATTACCTATCGTTATGACCTTTGGAGATGTCCTATTCTGTTGTACTATGATAGCCCATGGCTTCCCATTCTTGAACTGTGGGACAATGATGAATTCATAGAATATGTTTCTGCTGATTTTGTACTGTATGAAATACATGGAATGCATAATTATGATTATCTCCTGAATGAAGTAGAAGCTGAGTGTAGGACAGCAGCGCAGAACTGGATCAGTATAATGACAGAGGATCCTGGAAGAGAGCCAAGTGATATGTGGAACAGATTGCTTTATGAAAATTGTAAGATTGCCAAAGAAAATGGGCCTTTGCCATCAGCTTCCAGGCCATATCATGTTCTAAACATGAATGAGAAGAACAGAATATTATTTCCACAGTACAATGGCATATATGTCTTCAAAGCCATTGTTGTAGATACACAATATAGCTACTGTGACCTAACAACGGTTTTCAGTGTGTATGTACATGGTGCCCTCCCAAAGTCTCAGATCAATGTTGGTAAAACACTTATTAGTTTTCTGGTTCTCATATTTGGCTCCATTTTGATGGTATACTACTTTCCTAAATTAATGAAGGAAAATGCAAGAATGAAAACAGTTTGGGCATAA